From one [Ruminococcus] lactaris ATCC 29176 genomic stretch:
- a CDS encoding ABC-F family ATP-binding cassette domain-containing protein, giving the protein MNIINLEHINKIYGEKVIFEDASFGIQERDKIGIVGINGTGKSTLLKVIAGEEVPDSGQVIRQNGLKLAFVPQNPVFPDGADIRSYALESGTDESWQVESNLTELGITDFDQKIEQLSGGQKRRVVLAKILAGHFDVLLLDEPTNHLDQEMITWLEEYLRSYRGTVLMVTHDRYFLDRVTNRILELSHGKMYGYDADYTGFLELKAAREERELATERKRQSVLRMELEWAKRGCRARTTKQKARLERLEELKNGKAPVKDQTVELDSVETRMGKKTVELHHVSKAFGEKKILNDFDYIVLKNQRLGIIGSNGCGKSTLLKMIAGIVQPDSGTIEIGETVKIGYFAQEEKHMDDSQRVIDYVKDIAEYITTKDGRISATQLLERFLFTPDMQYAPIGKLSGGEKRRLYLLGVLAENANVLLFDEAGNNLDIPTLTILEDYLNSFTGIVITVSHDRYFLDNVVDRIFELDGKGGIRQYEGGYSDYLNAKRQQEESAAMVSKIKTGSSTGKGENKKGEETATEENKEEKASKKTWKQNRQEKVKFTYKEQREYETIDEDIAKLEEKLASIERQITANATNSVKLRELMEKQENCATELEEKEERWMYLNELAEQMGL; this is encoded by the coding sequence ATGAATATAATCAATCTGGAACATATCAATAAAATCTACGGGGAGAAAGTGATTTTTGAGGATGCTTCTTTTGGAATACAGGAGAGAGATAAAATCGGGATTGTCGGAATCAACGGGACAGGAAAATCGACTTTACTGAAAGTAATCGCCGGTGAAGAAGTGCCGGACAGTGGACAGGTAATACGGCAGAATGGACTGAAGCTTGCATTTGTACCGCAGAACCCGGTTTTCCCGGACGGAGCGGATATCCGTTCTTATGCACTGGAAAGTGGGACAGATGAGAGCTGGCAGGTAGAGAGTAATCTGACAGAACTTGGAATCACAGATTTTGATCAGAAAATTGAGCAGCTTTCGGGTGGACAGAAAAGAAGAGTTGTACTTGCAAAGATCCTTGCCGGTCATTTTGATGTACTGTTGCTGGATGAGCCGACAAATCATCTGGACCAGGAAATGATCACCTGGCTGGAAGAGTATCTGCGTTCCTACAGAGGAACTGTTTTGATGGTAACGCATGACCGGTATTTCCTGGATCGTGTGACAAATCGGATCCTGGAACTGAGTCACGGAAAGATGTATGGATATGATGCGGACTATACCGGATTTCTGGAATTAAAGGCGGCAAGAGAGGAAAGGGAACTTGCGACAGAACGGAAGCGGCAGAGTGTACTGCGGATGGAACTGGAATGGGCGAAACGTGGCTGCCGGGCAAGGACTACAAAGCAGAAAGCAAGGCTAGAACGTCTCGAAGAATTGAAGAATGGAAAAGCACCGGTGAAGGATCAGACGGTGGAACTGGATTCAGTTGAGACAAGAATGGGGAAAAAGACGGTGGAACTGCATCATGTAAGCAAAGCATTTGGAGAAAAGAAGATTTTAAATGATTTTGATTATATTGTGCTGAAAAATCAGAGACTTGGGATTATTGGATCGAACGGATGCGGCAAATCCACGCTTTTAAAAATGATCGCAGGGATCGTACAGCCGGACAGTGGAACCATCGAGATTGGAGAAACCGTAAAGATCGGATATTTTGCACAGGAAGAGAAGCATATGGATGACAGCCAGAGAGTGATCGATTATGTAAAAGATATTGCAGAGTATATCACGACGAAGGATGGCAGGATCAGTGCAACACAGCTTCTGGAACGTTTTCTTTTCACGCCGGATATGCAGTACGCACCGATCGGAAAGCTTTCGGGAGGAGAAAAAAGACGGCTGTATCTTCTGGGTGTCCTGGCTGAAAATGCAAACGTACTTTTGTTTGATGAGGCAGGAAATAATCTGGATATTCCGACACTGACTATTTTGGAAGACTACCTGAATTCTTTTACCGGGATTGTGATCACGGTATCCCATGACCGCTATTTTCTGGATAATGTCGTAGACCGTATTTTTGAACTGGATGGAAAAGGCGGGATCCGTCAGTATGAAGGCGGGTACAGCGATTATCTGAATGCAAAAAGACAGCAGGAGGAATCTGCGGCAATGGTTTCTAAAATAAAAACTGGAAGTTCCACAGGGAAGGGAGAAAATAAAAAAGGAGAAGAAACCGCGACAGAAGAAAATAAGGAAGAGAAGGCTTCTAAAAAGACCTGGAAGCAGAACCGTCAGGAAAAAGTGAAATTTACTTATAAAGAACAGCGGGAGTATGAGACCATCGATGAAGATATTGCAAAGCTGGAGGAAAAGCTGGCATCAATCGAACGGCAGATCACTGCCAATGCCACTAATTCAGTGAAACTCCGGGAGCTGATGGAAAAGCAGGAAAATTGTGCGACAGAACTGGAAGAAAAAGAGGAACGGTGGATGTATTTAAATGAGCTTGCAGAACAGATGGGACTGTGA
- a CDS encoding Uma2 family endonuclease: MPLPKSNNYTIEDIYSLPDGQRAELIDGQIYNMAPLSPFHQELVMELSATLRDYIKKNSGPCKVYPAPFAVFLNQDDHNYVEPDISVICDPNRINEKGCNGAPDFIIEIVSPSSQRMDYLTKLFKYRTAGVREYWIVNPMKQTVQTYFFGDVEDSNQYSFDDEISVGIYDDLKICIADLLK, encoded by the coding sequence ATGCCATTACCAAAATCAAACAACTATACAATTGAAGATATCTACTCTCTTCCTGATGGACAGCGTGCTGAGCTGATCGATGGACAGATCTATAATATGGCTCCACTGAGTCCCTTCCACCAGGAACTGGTAATGGAGCTTTCCGCAACTCTTCGCGATTACATCAAAAAGAACAGCGGACCGTGCAAAGTTTACCCTGCTCCATTTGCCGTTTTTCTTAATCAGGACGACCACAATTATGTAGAACCAGATATCTCCGTGATTTGTGATCCTAACCGGATTAATGAAAAAGGATGTAATGGTGCTCCTGATTTTATTATAGAGATCGTATCACCAAGCAGCCAACGCATGGATTACCTCACAAAATTGTTTAAATACCGTACAGCCGGTGTTCGTGAATACTGGATTGTGAATCCAATGAAGCAAACGGTTCAGACCTACTTCTTTGGTGACGTAGAAGATTCCAATCAATATTCTTTTGATGATGAGATTTCTGTTGGGATCTACGATGATTTGAAGATCTGTATTGCAGATTTACTGAAATAA
- a CDS encoding type II toxin-antitoxin system HicB family antitoxin: MEVKDYMKLPYTRLVQEMNDESGHYFYGRILELDGCQSTGDTLDELYESLNEAMEGYIEVKLENNLAIPVPESVNNYSGKFVVRLPKSLHQRLAIEADKEGVSLNQLALYKLAL; this comes from the coding sequence ATGGAAGTTAAAGATTATATGAAGCTGCCATATACAAGATTAGTACAGGAAATGAACGACGAAAGCGGGCATTACTTTTACGGAAGAATCTTAGAACTGGACGGCTGCCAAAGTACAGGCGATACGTTAGACGAATTATACGAAAGCCTTAACGAAGCTATGGAAGGATATATAGAAGTTAAGTTAGAAAATAATTTAGCAATTCCTGTACCGGAATCAGTAAACAACTATAGCGGGAAGTTTGTTGTAAGGCTGCCTAAGTCATTACATCAGCGTTTAGCAATCGAAGCAGACAAAGAAGGCGTAAGCCTTAATCAATTAGCGTTATACAAATTGGCACTTTAA
- a CDS encoding zinc-ribbon domain-containing protein, translated as MSLIKCPECGKEISDKSVQCIHCGYPLNNKTDIS; from the coding sequence ATGTCTTTAATAAAATGCCCTGAATGTGGCAAAGAAATTTCTGACAAATCAGTTCAGTGTATTCACTGCGGATACCCACTTAATAATAAAACTGATATTTCATAG
- a CDS encoding cupin domain-containing protein: MSELKVERKENMCGGEGHILIKHILGEKELNGKCGLYAEVTIEPGCSLGYHEHHNESETYYILRGEGDYNDNGVIRPVKAGDVTFTPDGKGHGMKNIGDTDLVFMALIIFD; this comes from the coding sequence ATGAGTGAACTGAAAGTCGAAAGAAAAGAAAATATGTGCGGTGGAGAAGGCCATATCCTGATCAAGCATATTCTCGGTGAAAAAGAGTTAAATGGAAAATGCGGATTATATGCAGAAGTGACGATCGAACCAGGATGTTCTCTTGGATATCATGAGCATCATAATGAAAGTGAGACATATTATATCCTGCGTGGAGAGGGAGATTATAATGATAATGGTGTGATCCGTCCGGTAAAAGCAGGAGATGTTACTTTTACTCCGGATGGAAAAGGACATGGGATGAAGAATATAGGCGATACAGATCTTGTATTTATGGCACTGATTATTTTTGATTAA
- the gpr gene encoding GPR endopeptidase: protein MTKNYSVRTDLALEERERFESDQVEISGVILEEDYDESSETRITRVIIETENGAKAMGKPAGTYLTLESPALAVPDEEEQMRISEKIRDCISELLRKNFEAKEGKEEEDLSILVVGLGNRNITPDALGPCVADHLNVTRHIIREYGKYAMGVEHAKLVSAIVPGVMGQTGMETTEIVRGIVRETRPDLVIAVDALAARNSRRLNRTIQIADTGIHPGSGVGNYRNGMTKESLGVPVIGIGVPTVVDAATIVNDTMENFIHALEESETLKSVGETLRSYNQGEKYELVKELIAPHLNGMFVTPKDVDEMIHQISHTIAEALNLLCSHIIER, encoded by the coding sequence ATGACAAAAAATTACAGCGTAAGGACAGATCTTGCACTTGAAGAGAGGGAGAGGTTTGAATCTGACCAGGTGGAAATTTCGGGAGTGATTCTGGAAGAGGATTATGATGAAAGCAGTGAGACCAGGATCACACGGGTGATTATTGAAACGGAAAATGGAGCAAAGGCAATGGGAAAACCGGCAGGCACGTATCTGACACTGGAAAGTCCGGCCCTTGCAGTGCCGGATGAAGAAGAGCAGATGCGGATCTCAGAAAAGATCCGTGATTGTATCAGTGAACTGTTGAGAAAAAATTTTGAAGCGAAAGAGGGAAAAGAAGAGGAAGATCTGTCTATCCTGGTAGTCGGACTGGGAAACCGTAATATAACGCCGGATGCCCTGGGTCCCTGTGTGGCAGATCATCTGAACGTGACGAGACATATTATCAGGGAATATGGAAAATATGCAATGGGAGTGGAACATGCGAAACTGGTCAGTGCCATTGTCCCGGGGGTGATGGGGCAGACCGGGATGGAGACAACTGAAATAGTCAGAGGGATCGTCCGGGAAACCAGACCGGATCTTGTGATTGCGGTAGATGCACTGGCGGCACGCAACAGCAGGCGATTAAACCGGACGATCCAGATCGCAGATACAGGGATCCATCCGGGATCAGGTGTAGGCAATTATAGAAATGGAATGACAAAAGAATCTCTTGGAGTTCCGGTGATCGGAATCGGTGTGCCAACAGTTGTGGATGCTGCAACGATCGTAAATGATACGATGGAAAATTTCATTCATGCCCTGGAAGAATCGGAAACATTGAAAAGTGTAGGAGAAACACTGCGTTCTTATAATCAGGGGGAAAAGTACGAACTGGTGAAAGAGCTGATTGCACCTCATCTGAATGGAATGTTTGTGACACCAAAAGATGTAGATGAGATGATCCATCAGATCAGCCATACGATCGCAGAAGCATTGAACCTTCTTTGCTCTCATATAATAGAAAGATAG
- the ilvC gene encoding ketol-acid reductoisomerase produces MAAKIYYQEDCNLSLLEGQKIAIIGYGSQGHAHALNLKESGCDVIIGLYEGSRSWKKAEEQGFKVYTAAEAAKQADIIMILINDEKQAKLYKEDIEPNLEEGNMLMFAHGFNIHFGTIVPPKNVDVTMIAPKAPGHTVRSEYQAGKGTPCLVAVEQDYTGKALDRALAYGLGIGGARAGVLETTFRTETETDLFGEQAVLCGGVCALMQAGFETLVEAGYDPRNAYFECIHEMKLIVDLIYQSGFAGMRYSISNTAEYGDYITGSKIVTAETKKAMKQVLKDIQDGTFAKDFLLDMSEAGGQVHFKAMRKLAAEHQSEKVGAEIRKLYSWSDEDKLINN; encoded by the coding sequence ATGGCAGCAAAAATTTATTATCAGGAAGACTGTAACCTTTCTCTTCTGGAAGGACAGAAGATCGCAATCATCGGATACGGCAGCCAGGGACATGCACATGCCCTGAACTTAAAAGAGTCCGGATGTGATGTTATCATCGGTCTGTATGAGGGAAGCCGTTCATGGAAGAAAGCGGAAGAACAGGGATTTAAAGTATATACAGCAGCAGAAGCAGCAAAGCAGGCAGATATCATCATGATTCTGATCAATGATGAGAAGCAGGCAAAACTTTACAAAGAAGATATCGAGCCAAACCTTGAAGAAGGTAATATGCTTATGTTCGCTCATGGATTCAACATTCATTTCGGAACAATCGTACCACCGAAGAATGTCGATGTTACAATGATCGCACCGAAAGCACCAGGACATACAGTAAGAAGTGAATATCAGGCTGGAAAGGGAACTCCTTGCCTCGTAGCTGTGGAGCAGGATTATACAGGAAAGGCTCTTGACAGAGCACTTGCTTATGGTCTTGGAATCGGTGGAGCAAGAGCCGGTGTCCTTGAGACAACATTCAGAACAGAGACAGAGACAGACCTCTTTGGAGAGCAGGCCGTACTTTGCGGTGGTGTATGTGCATTAATGCAGGCTGGATTTGAGACTTTGGTTGAGGCTGGATATGATCCGAGAAATGCTTATTTCGAGTGTATCCACGAGATGAAACTGATCGTTGACCTGATCTACCAGTCAGGATTCGCCGGAATGAGATATTCTATCTCCAATACAGCAGAGTATGGTGATTACATCACAGGATCTAAGATTGTAACAGCAGAGACAAAGAAAGCTATGAAACAGGTACTGAAAGATATTCAGGATGGTACATTTGCAAAAGATTTCCTGCTTGATATGTCTGAAGCAGGCGGTCAGGTTCACTTCAAGGCTATGAGAAAGCTTGCTGCTGAGCATCAGTCAGAGAAAGTCGGAGCTGAGATCAGAAAGCTTTACAGTTGGAGCGATGAGGATAAGTTGATCAACAACTAA
- a CDS encoding type II toxin-antitoxin system HicA family toxin, protein MPSVEKIIEKMKRQPNGIRPEEADKVLRAYGYEGVRQKGSHKQYLNKETGDLTTIKQESPLKKAYIVDILNRIGE, encoded by the coding sequence GTGCCAAGCGTAGAAAAGATAATTGAAAAAATGAAAAGACAGCCAAACGGAATACGCCCGGAAGAAGCTGACAAAGTATTAAGGGCTTACGGTTATGAAGGAGTAAGGCAGAAGGGAAGCCACAAGCAGTACTTGAACAAAGAAACAGGCGACTTAACAACAATCAAACAGGAAAGCCCATTAAAGAAAGCGTACATAGTAGATATTCTAAACAGGATAGGGGAGTAA
- the spoIIP gene encoding stage II sporulation protein P: MKKIKSRKWQSGKTGAVLVLSVCSMLLILNGIRKNAAQLQYQLQQYLLRSAQAMYVPSLVWKEDSVSSGPGEWIRQKALAWIPVVQYVEDHAEYGSSLEDEETIAKILESQANDENAVDENGKLIGQPDEPQQPVSSEVAADQSIDKLRDFEYLLSNFYTVDSSTMIGAEQLNVDDLLGRNMKIGREGNEPKILIFHTHSQETFVDSVPGDISTGIVGIGQYLTELLNAKGIPTLHDFGVYDIINGKLDRSEAYENAEASIRPILEANPSIEVAIDLHRDGVAETTHLVTQINGKPTARIMYFNGLSRSRTNGDITYLYNPYIQDNLAFSLQMQLASERMYPGFVRHIYLKAYRYNLHLLPKSLLIEAGAQTNTVEEMKNAMEVLADTLCEVL; encoded by the coding sequence ATGAAGAAGATAAAAAGCAGAAAATGGCAGTCGGGGAAGACAGGTGCAGTACTGGTTCTGTCGGTGTGCAGTATGCTTTTGATCCTGAATGGAATCAGAAAAAATGCAGCACAATTACAGTATCAGCTTCAACAGTATCTTCTCCGGTCTGCACAGGCTATGTATGTGCCTTCTCTTGTATGGAAAGAAGATTCGGTTTCATCGGGACCGGGGGAGTGGATCAGACAAAAAGCACTGGCGTGGATTCCAGTGGTTCAGTATGTGGAAGATCATGCAGAGTATGGATCGTCTCTTGAAGATGAGGAGACGATCGCAAAAATATTGGAAAGTCAGGCGAATGACGAAAATGCAGTCGATGAAAATGGAAAACTGATCGGTCAGCCGGATGAGCCGCAGCAGCCGGTCTCATCCGAGGTAGCGGCAGACCAGTCTATTGATAAACTGAGAGATTTTGAGTACCTTTTGAGCAATTTTTATACGGTAGACAGTTCTACGATGATCGGGGCGGAACAGCTCAATGTGGATGATCTGCTTGGAAGAAATATGAAGATCGGTCGGGAGGGAAATGAACCGAAAATTCTGATCTTTCATACCCATTCCCAGGAAACATTTGTAGATTCAGTCCCGGGAGATATTTCAACCGGGATCGTGGGAATCGGACAATATCTGACGGAACTTCTGAATGCGAAAGGGATCCCTACACTCCATGATTTTGGTGTCTATGATATTATTAACGGAAAACTGGATCGGAGTGAGGCATATGAAAATGCAGAAGCTTCGATCCGTCCGATCCTGGAGGCGAATCCTTCCATTGAAGTAGCCATTGACCTTCATCGGGACGGAGTGGCAGAGACAACGCATCTTGTCACGCAGATCAATGGAAAGCCGACAGCCAGGATCATGTATTTCAATGGATTGAGCCGTTCAAGAACCAATGGGGATATCACATATCTTTACAATCCGTACATACAGGATAATCTGGCATTCTCTCTGCAGATGCAGCTTGCCTCAGAAAGGATGTATCCGGGTTTTGTAAGGCATATCTATCTGAAAGCCTATCGCTACAACCTGCATCTTCTCCCAAAATCGCTTCTGATCGAAGCCGGAGCACAGACCAATACTGTTGAGGAAATGAAAAATGCAATGGAAGTGCTTGCAGATACGCTTTGTGAAGTGTTATAG
- the ilvN gene encoding acetolactate synthase small subunit — protein sequence MRSQVYSLLVDNNPGVLSRIAGLFSRRGYSIDSITAGMTADPRFTRITVVSSGDELILSQIEKQLRKLEDVVDIKMLKENESVCRELIMVKLRADASQRGEIISVADIFRAKIVDVEEDCLMIELTGTKSKLEAFLNLLKDYEILELARTGITGLSRGSKDVAFF from the coding sequence ATGAGAAGTCAGGTTTATTCACTGCTCGTGGACAACAATCCAGGTGTCCTTAGCAGAATCGCAGGACTGTTCAGCCGCCGTGGTTACAGTATTGACAGTATCACAGCCGGTATGACAGCAGATCCAAGATTTACAAGAATCACAGTTGTCTCATCAGGAGATGAGCTGATCTTATCTCAGATTGAAAAGCAGCTCCGCAAGCTGGAAGATGTAGTGGACATCAAGATGCTGAAAGAAAATGAGTCGGTCTGCAGAGAACTGATCATGGTGAAGTTAAGAGCGGATGCTTCACAGCGTGGTGAGATTATTTCTGTGGCGGATATCTTCAGGGCGAAGATCGTTGATGTCGAAGAAGATTGTCTGATGATCGAGCTGACAGGAACCAAGAGCAAACTGGAAGCGTTTTTAAATCTGCTGAAGGATTACGAGATACTGGAACTTGCGAGAACCGGAATCACAGGATTATCCAGAGGCAGTAAAGATGTAGCATTTTTCTAA
- a CDS encoding helix-turn-helix domain-containing protein has protein sequence MTQGERVRMIRKHPNVNLTLEKFGEKLGIKKSALSLIENGKNNLTEQMAKSICREFRVNYFWLTGEKGEPFINIPDTALDDLADDYDLDNIDKKIIQKYLELSADQRDVIKAYLRSLCEDEKSG, from the coding sequence ATGACACAGGGTGAAAGAGTGCGAATGATAAGAAAGCATCCTAATGTCAATCTTACGTTAGAAAAGTTTGGCGAAAAATTAGGAATCAAAAAATCTGCTCTTAGCTTAATTGAAAATGGAAAAAATAATTTAACTGAACAAATGGCTAAATCCATCTGCCGTGAGTTCCGAGTAAATTACTTTTGGCTCACCGGAGAAAAAGGAGAGCCTTTCATTAATATCCCTGATACTGCTTTGGATGATCTTGCCGATGATTACGATCTTGATAATATAGATAAAAAGATTATTCAGAAGTATCTGGAGCTGAGTGCTGATCAGCGTGACGTGATTAAAGCTTACCTGAGAAGTCTCTGCGAAGACGAAAAAAGCGGGTGA
- the rpsT gene encoding 30S ribosomal protein S20, which produces MANIKSAKKRILVNETKAARNKAIKSKVKTAVKKVEAAVAAKDTEAAKAALHTAIVEISKAGTKGVYHKKTVSRKIARLSKAVDAIA; this is translated from the coding sequence TTGGCTAACATTAAATCTGCAAAGAAAAGAATTTTAGTAAACGAGACAAAGGCTGCCAGAAATAAAGCAATTAAGTCTAAAGTTAAGACTGCTGTTAAAAAGGTAGAGGCTGCTGTTGCTGCAAAGGATACAGAGGCTGCTAAGGCTGCTCTTCATACAGCAATCGTAGAGATTTCCAAGGCTGGAACCAAGGGCGTTTACCACAAAAAGACAGTTTCCAGAAAGATTGCACGTCTTTCCAAAGCTGTAGACGCTATCGCTTAA